One window of Chionomys nivalis chromosome 10, mChiNiv1.1, whole genome shotgun sequence genomic DNA carries:
- the Wars1 gene encoding tryptophan--tRNA ligase, cytoplasmic, with protein sequence MADMPSGESCTSPLELFNSIAAQGELVRSLKAGNAPKDEIDSAVKMLLSLKMSYKTAMGEDYKADCPPGNSTAGSKSDSDATKASEDFVDPWTVRTSSAKGIDYDKLIVQFGSSKIDKELINRIEKATGQRPHRFLRRGIFFSHRDMNQVLDAYENKKPFYLYTGRGPSSEAMHLGHLVPFIFTKWLQDVFNVPLVIQMSDDEKYLWKDLTLEQAYSYTVENAKDIIACGFDINKTFIFSDLEFMGQSPGFYKNVVKIQKHVTFNQVKGIFGFTDSDCIGKISFPAVQAAPSFSNSFPKIFRDRTDIQCLIPCAIDQDPYFRMTRDVAPRIGHPKPALLHSTFFPALQGAQTKMSASDPNSSIFLTDTAKQIKSKVNKHAFSGGRDTVEEHRQFGGNCEVDVSFMYLTFFLEDDDRLEQIRKDYTSGAMLTGELKKTLIDVLQPLVAEHQARRKAVTEEMVKEFMTPRQLSFHFQ encoded by the exons GATGAGATAGATTCTGCAGTAAAGATGCTGTTATCGTTAAAAATGAGCTATAAAACTGCCATGGGTGAGGATTACAAGGCTGACTGCCCTCCAGGGAACTCAACAGCTGGGAGTAAGAGCGATTCAGATGCCACAAAAGCCAGTGAGGATTTCGTGGACCCATGGACAGTGCGGACAAGCAGTGCAAAAGGCATCGACTATGACAAGCTCATTG TTCAGTTTGGAAGCAGCAAAATTGACAAAGAACTGATAAACCGAATAGAAAAGGCAACTGGCCAGAGACCACACCGCTTCCTGCGCAGAGGCATCTTCTTCTCCCACAG aGATATGAATCAAGTTCTTGATGCCTATGAAAATAAGAAGCCATTTTATCTATACACAGGCAGGGGCCCCTCCTCTGAAGCAATGCATCTGGGCCATCTCGTTCCATTTATTTTCACAAA GTGGCTGCAAGATGTGTTCAATGTGCCTCTGGTCATCCAGATGTCTGATGATGAGAAGTACCTGTGGAAGGACCTGACTCTGGAGCAGGCTTACAGCTACACTGTGGAAAATGCGAAGGACATCATTGCCTGTGGCTTTGACATCAACAAAACTTTCATCTTCTCTGACCTTGAGTTTATGGG GCAGAGCCCAGGCTTCTACAAGAACGTGGTGAAGATTCAGAAGCATGTCACTTTCAATCAAGTGAAGGGCATTTTTGGCTTCACAGACAGTGACTGCATTG GGAAGATCAGTTTTCCTGCTGTCCAGGCTGCACCATCATTCAGCAACTCTTTCCCAAAGATCTTCCGAGACCGGACGGACATCCAGTGCCTCATCCCGTGTGCTATTGACCAG GATCCATACTTCAGAATGACAAGGGACGTGGCCCCCAGGATCGGCcaccctaaacctgccctgctgcATTCCACCTTCTTCCCTGCCTTGCAGGGTGCTCAGACCAAGATGAGCGCCAGTGACCCCAACTCTTCCATCTTCCTCACTGACACAGCCAAGCAAATCAAGAGCAAG GTCAACAAGCACGCATTTTCTGGTGGAAGAGACACCGTGGAGGAGCATAGGCAGTTTGGGGGCAACTGTGAAGTGGATGTGTCCTTCATGTACCTGACCTTCTTCCTTGAAGATGATGACAGGCTGGAACAGATCAGAAAG GATTACACCAGCGGAGCCATGCTCACTGGGGAGCTCAAGAAGACACTCATAGACGTCCTTCAGCCTCTGGTGGCCGAGCACCAGGCCCGACGCAAGGCGGTCACCGAGGAAATGGTGAAGGAGTTCATGACTCCCCGGCAGCTGTCCTTCCACTTTCAGTAA
- the Slc25a47 gene encoding solute carrier family 25 member 47 — protein MDFVAGAIGGVCGVAVGYPLDTVKVRIQTEAKYTSIWHCIRDTYCQERVWGFYRGLSLPVCTVSLVSSVSFGTYHHCLAHICRFRYGSIDAKPTKADITLSGGASGLVRVFLTSPTEVAKVRLQTQAQAQTQQRRPSASWTSVAPALCPAPNACLEPRPKYRGPLHCLVTVARDEGLRGLYKGSSALLLRDGHSFATYFLSYAMLCEWLTPAGHSQPDVLGVLVAGGCAGVLAWAVATPMDVIKSRLQADGQGQQRYRGLLHCVVTSVREEGPRVLFKGLTLNCCRAFPVNMVVFVAYEAVLRLTRRLFT, from the exons ATGGATTTTGTTGCTGGGGCCATTGGAG GAGTCTGCGGTGTTGCTGTGGGCTACCCTCTGGATACAGTGAAG GTCAGGATCCAGACTGAGGCCAAGTATACCAGCATTTGGCACTGCATCCGGGACACGTACTGTCAAGAGCGG GTGTGGGGCTTCTACCGGGGCCTCTCACTGCCCGTGTGCACCGTGTCCCTGGTGTCGTCTGTTTCTTTTGGCActtaccaccactgcctggctcacatTTGCCGCTTCCGGTACGGCAGCATTGACGCCAAGCCCACCAAGGCTGATATCACACTCTCAGGAGGCGCCTCTGGCCTTGTCCGG GTGTTCTTGACATCACCCACAGAGGTGGCCAAGGTCCGCCTGCAGACACAGGCCCAAGCTCAGACACAGCAGCGGCGGCCCTCAGCCTCCTGGACATCAGTGGCTCCTGCTTTGTGTCCTGCACCCAATGCATGTCTGGAACCAAGGCCCAAGTACCGTGGGCCGCTGCACTGTTTAGTCACAGTGGCCCGCGACGAGGGGCTTCGGGGGCTCTACAAGGGCAGCTCAGCTCTGCTCCTTCGTGACGGTCACTCTTTTGCCACCTACTTCCTCTCTTATGCCATGCTCTGTGAGTGGCTCACCCCTGCTGGCCATAGCCAGCCAG ATGTCCTAGGTGTGCTGGTGGCTGGAGGATGTGCTGGCGTCCTGGCCTGGGCCGTGGCCACCCCCATGGATGTGATCAAGTCACGCCTGCAGGCAGACGGGCAGGGCCAGCAGCGCTACCGGGGCCTCCTGCACTGTGTGGTGACCAGTGTGCGGGAGGAGGGCCCCAGGGTGCTCTTCAAAGGGCTGACGCTCAACTGCTGCCGTGCCTTTCCTGTCAATATGGTGGTCTTCGTGGCCTATGAGGCTGTGCTGCGGCTCACTCGGAGACTGTTCACATAG